One Pseudomonas sp. MH9.2 DNA segment encodes these proteins:
- the gshB gene encoding glutathione synthase — protein sequence MSVRLGIVMDPIEDISYKKDSSLAMLLAAQDRGWSLFYMEQHDLYQNAGQARARMKPLKVFADPEHWFELGAEIDSGLDDLDVILMRKDPPFNMEFVYSTYLLEQAERAGVLVVNRPQSLRDCNEKLFATLFPQCTPPTLVSRRMDILREFAELHGDVILKPLDGMGGTSIFRHREGDPNLSVTLEILTANGTQQIMAQGYLPAIKDGDKRILMIDGEPVPYCLARIPAAGETRGNLAAGGRGEARPLTPHDRWIAAEVGPTLRERGLLFVGIDIIGEHLTEINVTSPTCIREIDNAFGTNIASMLMDAIEKKLKAR from the coding sequence ATGAGCGTTCGCCTAGGGATTGTCATGGACCCCATCGAGGACATCTCCTATAAAAAGGACAGCTCGCTGGCCATGCTCCTTGCCGCCCAGGATCGCGGTTGGTCGCTGTTCTATATGGAACAGCACGATTTGTACCAAAACGCCGGCCAGGCACGCGCCCGGATGAAACCACTGAAAGTCTTCGCCGACCCCGAACACTGGTTCGAACTGGGAGCCGAAATCGACAGCGGCCTGGACGACCTCGACGTGATCCTGATGCGTAAGGATCCGCCGTTCAATATGGAGTTCGTGTACTCCACGTACCTGCTCGAACAAGCTGAACGCGCCGGCGTACTGGTGGTCAACCGCCCACAGAGCCTGCGTGACTGCAACGAGAAGCTATTTGCCACGCTGTTCCCGCAATGCACGCCGCCGACTCTGGTCAGCCGCCGTATGGACATCTTGCGCGAATTCGCCGAACTGCATGGCGATGTGATTCTCAAACCGCTGGACGGCATGGGCGGCACATCCATCTTCCGCCACCGCGAGGGCGATCCAAACCTGTCGGTGACCCTCGAAATCCTGACGGCCAATGGCACGCAGCAGATTATGGCCCAAGGTTACCTGCCAGCGATCAAGGACGGCGACAAACGCATCCTGATGATTGACGGCGAGCCCGTGCCTTACTGCCTCGCACGTATCCCGGCCGCTGGCGAAACCCGTGGCAACCTGGCCGCCGGTGGTCGTGGCGAAGCCCGCCCCTTGACCCCGCATGACCGCTGGATCGCGGCCGAAGTCGGCCCGACACTGCGTGAAAGAGGCCTGCTATTCGTAGGCATCGATATCATCGGCGAGCACCTCACCGAAATCAACGTCACCAGCCCGACGTGCATTCGTGAAATCGACAATGCCTTCGGCACCAACATTGCGTCCATGCTGATGGATGCCATCGAGAAGAAGCTCAAGGCCAGGTAA